Proteins encoded within one genomic window of Brachybacterium avium:
- a CDS encoding twin-arginine translocase TatA/TatE family subunit, whose protein sequence is MGGTGFMGLGGWEIVVLLIVFLVIVGPQRLPDVTRQLVRWVRQARVWVEDSRSTVEDEMGIAIEDLRKYDPRQYDPRRIIREAWGDTDLEELIPSKDSMSAALGGAAAGAAAKGATSGKKSTKDKGPKRAPFDDEAT, encoded by the coding sequence ATGGGCGGCACCGGATTCATGGGCCTCGGCGGCTGGGAGATCGTGGTCCTGCTCATCGTGTTCCTGGTGATCGTGGGGCCGCAGCGGCTCCCGGATGTCACCCGGCAGCTGGTGCGGTGGGTGCGGCAGGCGCGGGTCTGGGTCGAGGACTCCCGCTCCACGGTCGAGGACGAGATGGGCATCGCCATCGAGGACCTCCGCAAGTACGATCCCCGCCAGTACGATCCGCGGCGCATCATCCGCGAGGCCTGGGGCGACACGGACCTCGAGGAGCTGATCCCCAGCAAGGACTCGATGAGCGCCGCCCTCGGCGGTGCTGCGGCCGGTGCCGCCGCGAAGGGCGCGACGTCCGGGAAGAAGTCGACGAAGGACAAGGGGCCCAAGCGGGCACCCTTCGACGACGAGGCCACCTGA
- a CDS encoding DUF1003 domain-containing protein: MAEHIHSPLDDPSPRRGPLVPNPFRGDAFGRAAEGFARMMGTPAFLVGMTLFCAVWLTWNSLAPESAQFDPRALNFTLLTLILSLQASYAAPLLLLAQNRQDDRDRVQAEQDRQSNERNHATTDFITREIASLRLALNDVATRDFVRSELRDLLEDLEAPPARDADTLRTLLREEVEAALDRRTADATTTSSKEQNSQ, encoded by the coding sequence ATGGCAGAGCACATCCACAGCCCGCTGGACGATCCGTCACCGCGCAGAGGCCCGCTGGTGCCCAATCCCTTCCGCGGCGATGCCTTCGGACGCGCCGCCGAGGGCTTCGCCCGGATGATGGGCACACCGGCCTTCCTGGTCGGGATGACCCTGTTCTGTGCGGTCTGGCTGACCTGGAACTCGCTGGCCCCGGAATCCGCGCAGTTCGATCCGCGCGCCCTGAACTTCACTCTGCTGACGCTGATCCTGTCCCTGCAGGCCTCCTACGCCGCGCCTCTGCTGCTGCTGGCACAGAACCGTCAGGACGACCGCGACCGCGTCCAGGCCGAGCAGGACCGTCAGTCCAACGAGCGCAACCACGCCACCACCGACTTCATCACCCGGGAGATCGCCTCCCTGCGCCTCGCCCTGAACGATGTCGCCACTCGCGATTTCGTGCGCAGCGAGCTGCGGGACCTGCTCGAGGACCTCGAGGCGCCGCCCGCCCGGGATGCCGACACTCTGCGCACCCTCCTGCGCGAGGAGGTCGAGGCGGCACTGGACCGCCGCACGGCCGATGCCACCACCACGTCATCGAAGGAGCAGAACAGCCAGTGA
- a CDS encoding magnesium transporter MgtE N-terminal domain-containing protein: MSTSARPRFYAARLAGTTVFDPIGDVVATVRDVVVVPQSRTSAVAVGLVVEVGRKRRAFLPITRITSISPGQVISTGVLNVRRFEKRTGELLVIGDLLDRAVTLNDDTGEATVLDIALDQDRHRDWNVSRLHLRRQRRGGSLSRLVSRGETVTVELSEVSGLYGTQAEQSAHLLAASYQDLNPADLAEVIQELEPKRRTELAGELADERLADVLEELPEDIRVEVVTGLDATRAADILDAMDPDDAADLVQELPESVAAHLLSLMEPEEAEDVRRLLAYDEYTAGGMMTTEPLIVAPETPVAHCLAMISREVIHAALASTVHVCRSPLETPTGKLLGIVHFQQLLRERPDRPVGEILDADKVVVAPTVALSALTREMATYNLVSLPVVDEEGRLLGAVTVDDVLDHVLPDDWREQDEPPPATGQIDLSEIARATARDAEDPAPPRTTKG, encoded by the coding sequence GTGAGCACGTCCGCGCGACCGCGCTTCTACGCGGCACGGCTCGCCGGGACCACCGTCTTCGACCCGATCGGTGACGTGGTGGCGACGGTCCGTGACGTCGTGGTCGTGCCGCAGTCGCGCACCAGCGCGGTCGCCGTCGGCCTGGTGGTGGAGGTCGGCAGGAAGCGCCGGGCGTTCCTGCCCATCACCCGGATCACCTCGATCTCCCCGGGACAGGTGATCTCCACCGGGGTGCTGAACGTGCGCCGCTTCGAGAAGCGCACCGGTGAGCTGCTGGTGATCGGCGATCTGCTGGACCGTGCGGTGACCCTGAACGATGACACCGGCGAGGCGACGGTGCTGGACATCGCCCTGGACCAGGATCGTCATCGGGACTGGAACGTCTCCCGGCTGCATCTGCGCCGGCAGCGCAGGGGCGGCTCGCTGAGCCGGCTGGTCTCGCGCGGGGAGACCGTGACGGTCGAGCTGTCCGAGGTCTCCGGGCTCTACGGCACGCAGGCGGAGCAGTCCGCGCACCTCCTGGCCGCCTCGTACCAGGATCTGAATCCCGCCGATCTCGCGGAGGTCATCCAGGAGCTGGAGCCCAAGCGCCGCACCGAGCTCGCCGGGGAGCTCGCCGACGAACGCCTCGCCGATGTGCTCGAGGAGCTGCCCGAGGACATCCGGGTCGAGGTGGTCACCGGGCTGGACGCCACCCGGGCAGCGGACATCCTCGACGCCATGGACCCGGACGATGCCGCCGACCTGGTCCAGGAGCTCCCGGAGTCCGTCGCCGCCCATCTGCTGAGCCTGATGGAGCCCGAGGAGGCGGAGGACGTGCGCCGCCTGCTCGCCTACGACGAGTACACCGCCGGCGGCATGATGACCACCGAGCCCCTGATCGTGGCACCGGAGACCCCGGTGGCGCACTGCCTGGCGATGATCAGCCGTGAGGTGATCCACGCCGCGCTCGCCTCGACGGTGCACGTCTGCCGCTCCCCGCTCGAGACCCCCACCGGGAAGCTGCTGGGCATCGTCCACTTCCAGCAGCTGCTGCGGGAGCGCCCCGACCGCCCCGTCGGGGAGATCCTCGATGCGGACAAGGTCGTAGTCGCCCCGACCGTGGCGCTGTCCGCGCTCACCCGGGAGATGGCCACCTACAACCTGGTCTCGCTCCCCGTGGTCGACGAGGAAGGTCGGCTGCTGGGCGCGGTGACCGTCGACGACGTGCTGGATCACGTGCTGCCCGATGACTGGCGAGAGCAGGACGAGCCGCCGCCGGCGACCGGCCAGATCGATCTGTCCGAGATCGCCCGGGCCACGGCCCGCGACGCCGAGGACCCCGCCCCGCCCCGTACCACGAAGGGCTGA
- a CDS encoding aminopeptidase P family protein, whose protein sequence is MSTENSSTEQTTTTGSAGSSERMEELASRGDSRSQRPSNEAFREFISSGWDETVPDAERREAADFTPARRDALVQRLSATRLVLPAGVLKVRSNDTDYPFRPESAFAYYSGLGTDEEPDSVLVVEPSAEDPQRAEATYFFRPRAGFDSSEFYADARYGEMWVGRRPTVAEAAQRLGIEVRHIDELRDHLAKDVGAQLSLSVMPSVDASVEAMVEEIRGQNGLPDGDEAAAEYAALKEAASEQRLVKDEYEVRELRKAVDATLRGFEDVIRHLPGAIGHARGERVIEGVFAATARADGNGVGYDTIAAAGDHACTLHWTRNDGEVSADELVLIDAGVEVDSLYTADVTRTLPVSGTFSPAQRKIYDAVLEASDAAFAVARPGLRFRELHTAAMEVLAHRLAEWGLLPGTAEQSLSAEGQWHRRWMPHGTSHHLGLDVHDCAQARREMYLDAELEPGMVFTIEPGLYFKENDLLVPSELRGIGVRIEDDVLVTADGVENLSAAAPRRAEDVERWISELQR, encoded by the coding sequence GTGAGCACCGAGAACAGCAGCACCGAGCAGACCACCACCACCGGAAGCGCCGGCAGCAGCGAGCGGATGGAGGAGCTCGCCTCTCGCGGCGACTCCCGCTCGCAGCGCCCCAGCAACGAGGCCTTCCGCGAGTTCATCTCCTCCGGCTGGGACGAGACGGTCCCCGATGCCGAGCGTCGCGAGGCTGCGGACTTCACCCCGGCCCGCCGTGACGCGCTGGTGCAGCGCCTGAGCGCGACCCGCCTGGTGCTGCCGGCCGGCGTCCTCAAGGTCCGCTCCAACGACACCGACTACCCCTTCCGCCCGGAGTCCGCCTTCGCCTACTACTCGGGCCTGGGCACCGATGAGGAGCCCGACAGCGTGCTGGTGGTCGAGCCCTCTGCCGAGGACCCCCAGCGCGCGGAGGCCACGTACTTCTTCCGTCCCCGCGCCGGCTTCGACTCCAGCGAGTTCTACGCCGACGCCCGCTACGGCGAGATGTGGGTGGGGCGCCGCCCCACCGTCGCCGAGGCCGCCCAGCGCCTCGGCATCGAGGTGCGCCATATCGACGAGCTGCGCGATCATCTCGCCAAGGACGTCGGCGCCCAGCTCTCGCTGAGCGTGATGCCGAGCGTGGACGCCTCCGTCGAGGCGATGGTCGAGGAGATCCGCGGGCAGAACGGGCTGCCCGACGGTGATGAGGCGGCAGCGGAGTACGCCGCCCTGAAGGAGGCTGCGAGCGAGCAGCGTCTGGTCAAGGACGAGTACGAGGTCCGCGAGCTCCGCAAGGCCGTCGACGCCACCCTGCGCGGCTTCGAGGACGTCATCCGGCACCTGCCGGGCGCCATCGGCCATGCTCGCGGGGAACGGGTCATCGAGGGCGTCTTCGCGGCCACCGCCCGGGCCGACGGGAACGGCGTCGGCTACGACACCATCGCGGCGGCCGGCGACCATGCCTGCACCCTGCACTGGACCCGCAACGACGGAGAGGTCTCGGCCGACGAGCTGGTGCTGATCGACGCCGGCGTCGAGGTGGACTCGCTGTACACCGCCGATGTCACCCGCACCCTGCCGGTCTCCGGCACCTTCTCCCCCGCGCAGCGGAAGATCTACGACGCGGTGCTGGAGGCCTCCGATGCCGCGTTCGCGGTGGCCCGTCCCGGCCTGCGCTTCCGCGAGCTGCACACCGCCGCGATGGAGGTGCTGGCCCACCGGCTCGCGGAGTGGGGCCTGCTGCCCGGCACCGCTGAGCAGTCCCTCTCCGCGGAGGGCCAGTGGCATCGCCGCTGGATGCCGCACGGCACCAGCCACCACCTGGGACTGGATGTCCACGACTGCGCCCAGGCCCGCCGCGAGATGTACCTCGACGCGGAGCTGGAGCCGGGGATGGTCTTCACCATCGAGCCCGGGCTGTACTTCAAGGAGAACGACCTGCTGGTGCCGAGCGAGCTGCGCGGCATCGGCGTGCGCATCGAGGACGACGTGCTGGTGACGGCCGACGGCGTCGAGAACCTCTCGGCCGCCGCCCCGCGCCGGGCCGAGGACGTCGAGCGCTGGATCTCCGAGCTGCAGCGGTGA
- a CDS encoding PHP domain-containing protein encodes MSERTDAGAAQRIDLHAHSSWSDGTTDVRELFAQASAAGLDVLGLTDHDTVSGWSELDAAVAASSVAAVPGIEVSSEVDSRSVHLLALLVDPSPETALAAEMASARSSRVERARRMVELISADHPVRWEDVTAQVAGESTVIGRPHIADALVDARVVPDRSAAFTEILRPSGPYYVPYYAPSPLSAVRAIREAGGVSILAHPGSVTRDDDLPLTLLEALVEAGLDGIEVDHREHGTDERARLREFARSHDLLITGGSDFHGTGKENRLGENLTVPEVLEEIAARATSGTRIIRP; translated from the coding sequence ATGAGTGAGAGGACTGACGCCGGCGCCGCACAGCGGATCGACCTGCATGCACACAGCTCGTGGTCCGATGGGACGACGGATGTCCGGGAGCTGTTCGCGCAGGCTTCCGCCGCCGGTCTGGACGTGCTGGGACTGACCGACCACGACACCGTCTCCGGCTGGTCGGAGCTCGACGCGGCGGTCGCTGCCAGCTCGGTCGCCGCAGTGCCCGGCATCGAGGTCTCCAGCGAGGTCGACAGCCGCAGCGTGCATCTGCTCGCACTGCTGGTGGATCCGTCGCCGGAGACGGCTCTGGCCGCGGAGATGGCCAGTGCACGCAGTTCACGGGTGGAGCGAGCTCGGCGCATGGTGGAGCTGATCTCGGCCGATCACCCGGTCCGCTGGGAGGATGTGACGGCACAGGTCGCGGGGGAGAGCACCGTGATCGGTCGCCCGCACATCGCCGACGCCCTGGTCGACGCACGCGTGGTCCCGGATCGTTCTGCGGCCTTCACCGAGATCCTGCGCCCCTCCGGCCCGTACTACGTCCCCTACTACGCGCCCTCGCCGCTGTCCGCGGTTCGCGCCATCCGCGAGGCCGGGGGCGTCTCGATCCTCGCCCACCCCGGGTCGGTCACCCGGGACGACGACCTGCCGCTGACCCTGTTGGAGGCCCTGGTCGAGGCCGGCCTCGACGGCATAGAGGTCGACCATCGCGAGCACGGCACGGACGAACGGGCCCGGCTGCGGGAGTTCGCGCGCAGCCACGACCTGCTGATCACCGGCGGCAGCGATTTCCACGGCACCGGCAAGGAGAACCGGCTGGGCGAGAACCTCACCGTCCCCGAGGTGCTGGAGGAGATCGCCGCGCGGGCCACCAGCGGCACCCGGATCATCCGGCCCTGA
- a CDS encoding DEAD/DEAH box helicase, protein MPESTPHTDEAVSASPAVEQSSGTSAQPEPVQTFADFDVRKDIVDALAAKGITTPFPIQSMTLPVALRGRDIIGQAKTGTGKTLGFGIPLLQSSVAPGEPNPHDRPVGKPQALVVLPTRELAVQVAHDLETASAKRPIRILTVYGGRAYEPQIEALEKGVEVVVGTPGRLIDLMRQKYLDLSQVRTAVLDEADEMLDLGFLEDIEKLLQAVPENRQTMLFSATMPGPIMALARRFMKQPTHIRAQDPNDGARTKADIKQVVYRAHQLDKIEVMARILQARGRGLSIIFMRTKRQADRVAGDLADRGFAAAPLHGDLGQGAREQALRAFRNGKIDVLVATDVAARGIDVTDVTHVVNWNCPDDDKTYLHRTGRTGRAGKKGTAVTFVDWEDLARWALIARQLGLETTEAEETYSTSEHLFTDLDIPAEAKGTLPRSARTREGLEAEELEDLGGPEGARGGRDAGRGDRGGSRDNGGRGGRGGRGERSGRSRGGERDGRGGRDGGGRDGGGRGSGGRDRSRDDSPSGRDGGRQDAAPSSGPGDRTSTSTSTSTSTEESSGERPRRSRTRSRTRRVNGEVTDAPQSGTPSASRSTSQGEPQGKDSSEEGRPRRRRSRGGRGRSGVAGDQGSAPQEN, encoded by the coding sequence GTGCCTGAATCCACCCCGCACACCGACGAGGCCGTGTCGGCCTCCCCCGCCGTCGAGCAGAGCTCCGGCACTTCCGCACAGCCCGAACCGGTCCAGACCTTCGCTGATTTCGATGTCCGCAAGGACATCGTCGACGCGCTGGCCGCCAAGGGCATCACCACCCCCTTCCCCATCCAGTCGATGACCCTGCCGGTCGCCCTGCGCGGCCGCGACATCATCGGCCAGGCCAAGACCGGCACCGGCAAGACCCTCGGCTTCGGCATCCCACTGCTGCAGAGCTCCGTGGCGCCCGGCGAGCCGAATCCGCACGACCGCCCCGTCGGCAAGCCGCAGGCCCTGGTGGTGCTCCCCACCCGCGAGCTCGCCGTCCAGGTCGCCCATGACCTGGAGACCGCTTCGGCGAAGCGCCCGATCCGCATCCTCACCGTCTACGGCGGCCGCGCCTACGAGCCGCAGATCGAGGCGCTCGAGAAGGGCGTCGAGGTGGTGGTCGGCACCCCGGGCCGGCTCATCGACCTGATGCGCCAGAAGTACCTGGACCTCTCCCAGGTGCGCACGGCCGTGCTCGACGAGGCCGACGAGATGCTCGACCTCGGCTTCCTCGAGGACATCGAGAAGCTGCTGCAGGCAGTGCCCGAGAACCGCCAGACGATGCTGTTCTCGGCCACCATGCCCGGCCCGATCATGGCGCTGGCCCGCCGCTTCATGAAGCAGCCCACGCACATCCGTGCCCAGGACCCCAACGACGGCGCCCGCACCAAAGCAGATATCAAGCAGGTCGTCTACCGTGCGCACCAGCTCGACAAGATCGAGGTGATGGCGCGCATCCTGCAAGCCCGCGGCCGTGGTCTGTCGATCATCTTCATGCGCACCAAGCGGCAAGCGGATCGGGTCGCCGGCGATCTCGCCGACCGCGGCTTCGCCGCGGCACCGCTGCACGGTGATCTCGGGCAGGGCGCTCGCGAGCAGGCGCTGCGCGCCTTCCGCAACGGGAAGATCGATGTGCTGGTCGCGACCGACGTCGCCGCCCGCGGCATCGACGTCACCGACGTCACCCATGTCGTGAACTGGAACTGCCCCGACGACGACAAGACGTACCTGCATCGCACCGGCCGCACCGGCCGGGCGGGCAAGAAGGGCACCGCGGTCACGTTCGTGGACTGGGAGGACCTGGCTCGCTGGGCCCTCATCGCCCGTCAGCTGGGGCTGGAGACCACCGAGGCCGAGGAGACCTACTCCACCTCGGAGCATCTCTTCACCGACCTCGACATCCCCGCCGAGGCGAAGGGCACCCTCCCCCGCAGCGCGCGCACCCGGGAGGGTCTGGAGGCCGAGGAGCTCGAGGATCTGGGCGGCCCCGAAGGTGCTCGCGGCGGCCGGGACGCCGGCCGCGGCGACCGTGGCGGCAGTCGTGACAACGGCGGCCGCGGTGGACGCGGTGGCCGGGGTGAGCGCAGCGGCCGGAGCCGCGGCGGCGAGCGCGATGGCCGTGGCGGTCGAGACGGCGGCGGTCGAGACGGCGGCGGTCGTGGCAGCGGTGGTCGAGACCGGTCCCGCGACGATTCCCCCAGCGGTCGCGACGGCGGTCGTCAGGACGCCGCCCCGAGCTCCGGTCCCGGCGACCGCACCAGCACCAGCACCAGCACCAGCACCAGCACCGAGGAGAGCTCGGGCGAGCGTCCCCGCCGCAGCCGGACCCGCTCCCGCACCCGCCGGGTCAACGGTGAGGTCACCGACGCCCCGCAGAGCGGGACGCCGAGCGCCTCCCGGAGCACGTCGCAGGGCGAGCCGCAGGGCAAGGACTCCTCGGAGGAAGGCCGCCCCCGTCGCCGCCGTTCCCGCGGAGGCCGCGGACGTTCCGGTGTAGCAGGCGACCAGGGCTCTGCCCCGCAGGAGAACTGA